Proteins encoded in a region of the Clostridium beijerinckii genome:
- the lepB gene encoding signal peptidase I codes for MLSNKNIIGSFSFESTFFREWIIPIIAAIGMAFLINKFLIYTVYIPSESMVPTLNIGDKLIVTRIYDTSRINRGDIAVFYSKELDEVLIKRVIGLPGDHIEIHSGTVTVNGSDIKEDYVKNNENFDGVFDVPENKFFFLGDNRSRSNDARRWINPYIDASNIEGRAVLKFYPFKDFGSLN; via the coding sequence TTGCTATCTAATAAAAATATTATAGGAAGTTTTTCGTTTGAAAGCACTTTCTTTAGAGAGTGGATAATTCCTATAATAGCAGCTATAGGAATGGCTTTTTTAATAAATAAATTTTTGATTTACACCGTATATATACCTAGTGAATCAATGGTTCCTACTTTAAATATTGGTGATAAATTAATAGTAACTAGAATTTATGACACTAGTAGGATTAATAGAGGAGATATAGCAGTATTCTATTCAAAGGAACTTGATGAGGTTCTTATAAAAAGAGTTATAGGTCTTCCGGGAGATCACATTGAAATACACAGCGGTACTGTTACTGTAAATGGATCAGATATTAAAGAAGATTATGTAAAAAATAATGAAAATTTTGATGGGGTTTTCGATGTGCCTGAAAATAAGTTTTTCTTTTTAGGAGATAATAGGAGCCGATCAAATGATGCAAGAAGATGGATTAATCCATATATAGATGCCTCAAATATAGAAGGAAGAGCTGTATTAAAATTCTATCCATTTAAAGATTTTGGAAGCTTAAATTAA
- a CDS encoding hydrolase produces the protein MTNKDVKYIPQIKGTLRNHVIEVPAVIRNCGGIKIFGKRIKSLLFSTDVALIRNSNADAIIAVYPFTPQPVITQALVMAADVPVFCGVGGGITQGKRVVNLAMDAEFKGAMGVVVNAPTSNEIVNKIRSTIDIPVIVTVISEDEDIAKRIEAGATILNVSGGRNTANIVRNIRKRFPEFPIIATGGPTEESIKETIQAGANAITFTPPTSASIMGDLMDEYRKE, from the coding sequence ATGACCAATAAAGATGTTAAATATATTCCTCAAATAAAGGGTACGCTTAGGAATCATGTAATTGAGGTTCCGGCAGTTATAAGAAATTGTGGTGGAATTAAAATTTTTGGGAAGAGAATAAAATCATTGCTATTTAGTACAGATGTAGCATTAATAAGAAATAGCAATGCTGATGCAATTATTGCGGTATATCCATTTACGCCACAGCCTGTAATAACACAGGCACTTGTTATGGCCGCTGATGTTCCGGTTTTTTGTGGCGTAGGCGGAGGAATAACACAAGGAAAAAGAGTTGTGAATTTAGCTATGGATGCAGAATTCAAAGGTGCTATGGGAGTTGTTGTAAATGCACCTACGAGTAATGAAATTGTTAATAAGATTAGGTCAACAATAGATATACCAGTAATAGTAACGGTCATTTCTGAAGATGAAGATATTGCTAAAAGGATTGAAGCTGGAGCTACAATACTTAATGTTTCAGGTGGAAGAAATACCGCTAATATAGTCAGAAATATCAGAAAGAGATTTCCAGAGTTTCCTATAATAGCAACTGGAGGACCAACTGAAGAGTCAATTAAAGAGACAATTCAAGCTGGAGCAAATGCTATAACTTTTACGCCACCAACATCAGCAAGTATTATGGGAGATCTTATGGATGAGTATAGGAAAGAATAA
- a CDS encoding pyridoxal phosphate-dependent aminotransferase: MISNKMKSLVANNSIIRAMFEEGKRLSEIYGEENVFDYSIGNPNVEPPSKVKEVIFEILNEETPNLVHGYMNNSGYEDVRTSISDFINRKHNLELSKDNIVMTCGAAGGLNIILKSILNPDDEVITFSPYFGEYGNYVKNFDGKLVTCPTNTETFEPDLKALSEVITSRTKALIINNPNNPTGVIYSEKVIKDLATLLNNKQEEFNTSIYLISDEPYREIVYDDIEVPCILKYYNNTFIGYSYSKSLSLPGERIGYVVANSSMADFTDMMASLNIATRILGFVNAPSLFQRVIAKSLDAEVDVNIYKKNRDLLYNHLISLGFTCVKPQGAFYLFPKSPIPDDKKFCEDAKQFNLLLVPGSSFGCPGHVRLAYCTSYEKIKKSLPAFDKLASLYNLK; this comes from the coding sequence ATGATATCAAATAAAATGAAATCTCTTGTTGCAAATAATTCCATTATAAGAGCTATGTTTGAAGAAGGAAAAAGATTATCAGAAATATATGGTGAAGAAAATGTTTTTGATTATAGTATAGGGAATCCAAATGTTGAACCTCCAAGTAAAGTAAAGGAAGTTATCTTTGAAATTTTAAATGAAGAAACGCCAAATTTAGTACATGGTTATATGAATAATTCTGGCTATGAGGATGTTAGAACGAGTATAAGTGATTTTATAAACAGAAAACATAACTTAGAACTTTCTAAAGATAATATTGTTATGACTTGTGGGGCTGCAGGTGGATTAAATATAATTCTAAAATCTATATTAAATCCAGATGACGAGGTTATTACTTTTTCTCCTTACTTTGGGGAATACGGGAACTATGTAAAAAACTTTGATGGCAAGCTAGTGACTTGTCCTACAAATACTGAAACTTTTGAACCTGACTTAAAGGCTTTAAGTGAAGTTATTACTTCTAGAACAAAAGCTTTAATAATAAACAATCCAAACAATCCTACTGGTGTTATTTACTCAGAAAAAGTAATAAAAGACTTAGCAACGTTACTTAATAATAAGCAAGAAGAATTTAATACATCAATATATTTAATCTCTGATGAACCATATAGAGAAATTGTTTATGATGATATTGAAGTCCCTTGTATCTTAAAATATTATAATAATACTTTTATTGGATACTCTTATAGTAAATCTTTATCTTTGCCTGGTGAACGTATTGGTTATGTAGTTGCTAACTCATCTATGGCTGATTTTACAGATATGATGGCTTCACTAAATATTGCAACTAGAATTTTAGGCTTTGTAAATGCTCCTTCTTTATTCCAAAGAGTAATTGCAAAATCCTTAGATGCTGAAGTGGATGTAAATATTTATAAGAAAAATCGTGATCTTTTATATAATCACTTAATTTCTCTTGGTTTCACTTGCGTTAAACCACAAGGTGCATTTTACTTATTTCCAAAATCACCAATTCCTGATGATAAAAAGTTCTGCGAAGATGCAAAACAATTTAATTTATTACTTGTTCCAGGATCTTCATTTGGATGCCCTGGGCATGTAAGATTAGCTTACTGCACTTCATATGAGAAAATAAAAAAATCTTTGCCTGCTTTTGATAAGTTAGCTTCTCTATACAATTTAAAATAA
- a CDS encoding HAAS domain-containing protein codes for MTQNEFFNILMDGLKDFPEIKLQDIISYYENYFKTRLTIGRTEDDIAKELGDPNLIVNKLRNEHLHITITLDNLTNNASTETSDEISNIDATDMSTDNKHINACHNFKTDKKFSNIYSENKNDLKTDSNFNDFKSNNSYASNDCFYDLHNENISLDIQKSNYKCAELKESKYNINNENNFKRSNHISFISEFNFNMRQIMSIFNNKSKNKISNFNINIILKFFIVILSLVIFFPVITGVIGCFIGLLGIAISIFIASIGVLIGGTFTNFFTLPNIPAFVSNFPYPVIVLFSFGSISLSLLLMIIFFYLCKFLILILAKTYKFLKFKGGASL; via the coding sequence ATGACCCAAAATGAATTTTTCAACATTTTAATGGATGGTTTAAAAGACTTTCCTGAAATAAAGCTGCAAGATATTATTTCTTATTATGAAAATTACTTTAAAACTAGATTAACTATTGGAAGAACAGAAGACGATATAGCAAAGGAATTAGGTGATCCTAATTTAATAGTTAATAAACTTAGAAATGAACATTTGCATATTACCATTACCTTAGATAATTTAACTAATAATGCGAGCACTGAAACTAGCGACGAGATTTCTAACATAGATGCCACTGATATGAGCACTGATAATAAACATATCAATGCATGTCACAATTTTAAAACTGATAAAAAGTTCAGTAATATCTATTCAGAAAACAAGAACGATTTAAAAACTGATTCCAACTTTAATGATTTTAAGTCTAATAATTCTTATGCTTCAAATGATTGTTTTTATGACCTTCATAATGAAAATATATCACTTGATATTCAAAAAAGCAATTATAAATGTGCTGAATTAAAAGAATCAAAATATAATATCAATAATGAGAATAACTTTAAACGCAGTAATCATATTTCCTTCATCTCAGAATTTAATTTTAATATGCGTCAAATAATGAGTATTTTTAATAATAAATCTAAAAATAAGATTTCTAACTTCAATATAAATATTATCTTAAAATTTTTTATTGTAATCTTATCTTTAGTAATATTCTTTCCAGTTATAACTGGTGTTATTGGCTGCTTTATCGGACTCTTGGGAATAGCAATAAGTATTTTTATCGCTAGTATTGGAGTATTAATTGGTGGAACTTTTACAAACTTTTTTACGCTACCTAATATTCCGGCATTTGTCTCGAATTTTCCATACCCGGTAATAGTACTATTTTCTTTCGGTTCAATCTCATTATCACTGCTTTTAATGATTATATTTTTCTATCTCTGCAAATTTCTCATATTAATTTTGGCTAAAACATATAAGTTCTTAAAGTTTAAAGGTGGGGCGTCGCTATGA
- a CDS encoding methyl-accepting chemotaxis protein, translating to MNEDKKISLLQSVGVKIFSGYFIMVLVGIGIGIGIKTSTTLTAIAVGIAIILGVIFVVTTLGKIITPLHKIKQLAERMSEYDISTNITITRKDEFGFIGQALNKAQDNLRHMIEVCADNATNVSALSEEASAVVQEISSSLENINLEFEKIDSKTQDNSSNVEEVYASIQQVNANMDELEAQAEKGNDNSNGIKERAKAVEKNSKRAIENTALVYSQKEEHIKKAIEESKVVEEIKVMADSIASIAEQTNLLALNAAIEAARAGESGKGFAVVAEEVRKLAEESASSVITIQNTIERVEKAFNNLSENSKEIIGFIKTNVKEDLEGYGSIALQYTKDGEFVSAMSKKIAEMSEHVNASIEQVSAAISNTAKNSEEVSGSTYSIQQGIDDTSTAMKQVVETISKEAIKAEELSSIISKFKL from the coding sequence ATGAACGAAGACAAAAAAATTAGTTTATTACAGTCTGTTGGGGTAAAAATTTTCTCTGGATATTTCATAATGGTATTAGTTGGAATTGGGATAGGAATAGGCATAAAGACTAGCACAACGCTTACAGCTATAGCAGTAGGAATTGCCATTATATTAGGAGTTATATTTGTAGTTACTACATTAGGAAAAATAATTACACCACTACATAAAATAAAGCAGTTAGCAGAACGAATGAGCGAATATGATATTTCAACTAATATTACAATTACAAGAAAAGATGAATTTGGGTTTATAGGACAAGCTCTAAATAAAGCTCAAGATAATTTAAGGCATATGATAGAAGTATGTGCAGATAACGCAACAAATGTGTCTGCTTTAAGTGAAGAAGCATCTGCTGTTGTTCAAGAAATATCAAGTAGTTTGGAAAATATAAATCTAGAGTTTGAAAAAATCGATTCAAAAACACAAGATAATAGTAGCAATGTTGAAGAAGTATATGCATCAATTCAACAAGTAAATGCCAATATGGACGAATTAGAAGCACAAGCGGAAAAAGGTAATGATAATTCAAATGGTATAAAGGAAAGAGCTAAGGCTGTAGAAAAAAATAGCAAAAGAGCAATTGAAAATACAGCACTTGTATATAGCCAAAAGGAAGAACATATAAAGAAAGCAATAGAAGAATCAAAGGTAGTAGAAGAGATAAAAGTAATGGCGGACTCAATAGCTAGTATAGCAGAGCAAACTAATTTGTTAGCATTGAATGCAGCAATTGAGGCTGCTAGAGCGGGTGAATCAGGTAAGGGGTTTGCAGTTGTTGCGGAGGAAGTGAGAAAGCTTGCAGAGGAGTCAGCATCATCTGTAATTACTATACAAAATACTATAGAAAGAGTAGAAAAAGCATTTAATAATCTTTCAGAGAATAGTAAAGAAATAATTGGTTTTATTAAAACTAATGTAAAAGAAGATTTAGAAGGATACGGAAGTATCGCTTTACAATATACTAAAGATGGTGAGTTTGTAAGTGCAATGTCTAAAAAGATAGCCGAGATGTCTGAACATGTAAATGCATCAATTGAACAGGTTAGTGCAGCTATATCAAATACTGCAAAAAATTCTGAGGAGGTTTCCGGTAGTACATATAGCATACAACAGGGAATAGACGATACATCAACTGCTATGAAACAAGTAGTTGAAACAATAAGTAAGGAAGCTATTAAGGCAGAAGAACTAAGCAGTATTATTTCAAAGTTCAAACTATAG
- a CDS encoding putative ABC transporter permease, with the protein MNVVFYLVFNFIFYSFIGWILEEGYSFSTTKKFQEDGFLIGPLKPMYGTAVTFLIICNELLDISGIPLILLCFLIPTTVEYISGYILKHYFNKVYWDYSEFRYNIHGFVTLRFSIYWMVLSLIGLYYLQPSLYELYMENMKIINVSVILGAAILLIDLYITVKKLAYEKLRMI; encoded by the coding sequence ATGAATGTAGTATTTTATCTGGTATTTAATTTTATATTTTATTCATTTATAGGGTGGATATTAGAGGAAGGTTATAGCTTTTCAACTACAAAAAAATTTCAAGAAGATGGTTTTTTAATAGGACCACTTAAGCCTATGTATGGAACAGCAGTTACGTTTCTTATAATATGCAATGAATTGTTAGACATTTCTGGAATTCCATTAATATTATTATGTTTTTTGATACCAACGACAGTAGAGTATATAAGTGGATATATACTTAAACACTATTTTAACAAGGTATATTGGGATTACTCTGAATTTAGATATAATATTCATGGATTTGTCACTCTTAGATTCTCTATATATTGGATGGTGCTTAGTCTTATTGGCCTTTATTATTTGCAACCTAGCTTGTACGAGTTATATATGGAGAATATGAAGATTATTAATGTATCTGTAATTTTAGGAGCAGCTATATTATTAATAGATCTATACATAACTGTAAAGAAATTAGCATATGAGAAGCTTAGAATGATATAG
- the lysA gene encoding diaminopimelate decarboxylase: protein MKLFGTMKVEDNQLMIGGISAKNLVREYGSPLYVFDEDLIREYCRDYRKYFKCEENNNRVAFAGKAFLTLQMCKLLKEENMCLDVVSGGELYTAYKSEFPLEKVMFHGNNKTLSEIELGVRLGVGNFVVDNYYEIDALNDIAKEYNKVQNVYLRITPGIEAHTHDYIKTGQIDSKFGFAPVGTVIEDAIKKAISLENINLAGIHCHIGSQIFDLEPYEDAVEIMLELVRNTKENLGYLINEVDFGGGFGIYYTEGDEPRSTEEYCSTIINKVDEVCGRTGQERPILTIEPGRSIVANAGTTLYTVGSVKEIPSVRKYVSVDGGMTDNIRPALYNAEYECILASRVEGDREETVTISGKCCESGDILLENIKIPEVKSGDILAIMTTGAYGYSMSSNYNRIPKPAVVMVKDNKTRLICKRESYDDLLKNDVE from the coding sequence ATGAAGTTGTTTGGAACAATGAAAGTAGAAGACAATCAATTAATGATTGGAGGCATCAGTGCTAAAAATTTAGTGAGAGAATATGGGAGTCCGTTATATGTATTTGATGAAGATTTAATAAGAGAATACTGTAGGGATTATAGAAAATATTTCAAGTGCGAAGAGAATAATAATAGAGTAGCTTTTGCAGGAAAAGCATTTTTGACACTTCAAATGTGTAAATTATTGAAGGAAGAGAATATGTGTCTTGATGTTGTATCTGGGGGGGAATTATACACTGCATATAAGTCTGAATTTCCACTTGAAAAAGTTATGTTCCATGGAAATAATAAGACTCTATCTGAGATTGAACTTGGCGTAAGACTAGGTGTAGGTAATTTTGTAGTAGATAATTATTACGAAATAGACGCATTAAATGATATAGCTAAAGAATATAATAAGGTACAAAATGTTTATTTAAGAATAACACCAGGTATTGAAGCGCATACTCATGATTATATAAAGACTGGACAAATAGATTCAAAATTTGGCTTTGCTCCAGTTGGTACTGTAATAGAAGATGCTATTAAAAAAGCTATAAGTTTAGAGAATATAAATCTTGCAGGAATACATTGTCATATAGGTTCGCAAATATTTGACTTAGAGCCATATGAAGATGCTGTTGAAATAATGTTAGAACTTGTGAGAAATACAAAGGAAAACCTAGGTTACCTAATAAATGAAGTAGATTTTGGCGGAGGCTTTGGTATATACTATACTGAGGGAGACGAGCCAAGAAGTACTGAAGAATATTGCAGCACAATAATTAATAAAGTTGATGAAGTGTGTGGGAGAACAGGTCAAGAAAGGCCAATTCTTACAATAGAGCCAGGAAGAAGTATTGTAGCTAATGCAGGAACAACTTTATATACTGTAGGATCAGTCAAGGAAATTCCGAGTGTTAGAAAATATGTATCAGTAGACGGTGGAATGACTGATAATATAAGACCGGCTCTTTATAATGCAGAATATGAATGTATTCTTGCAAGTAGAGTTGAAGGAGATAGAGAAGAAACAGTTACAATATCAGGAAAGTGCTGTGAATCGGGAGATATATTATTAGAAAATATTAAAATTCCAGAAGTTAAAAGCGGAGATATTCTAGCAATAATGACTACAGGAGCATATGGTTATTCTATGTCAAGCAATTATAATAGAATACCAAAGCCAGCGGTTGTAATGGTTAAAGATAATAAAACAAGACTTATTTGCAAAAGAGAATCCTATGATGATCTATTAAAGAATGATGTTGAATAG
- a CDS encoding DUF4097 family beta strand repeat-containing protein, translated as MKKKFISSNMKIFMLILLLLSITFYTSGCIALVQSGYKLSNYADELHLSPSAFEHNLNFNNFNLDFNTSYLSKDYVLNDNVNEIDFSLNSQDIKVVDYDGDDLKVQIKSNNNISNDLYEIESGNRLAFNARYDTPSDASISVSIPYNFKDKSTLKITTSSGDINISSLSLNTLNLSSTSGSIALSDSFLNYLDLNSSNGNITFDNIETSTETKLSSSSGDIIGNGNLGSINGNTLSGDINLRMINSLNNMSLSSHSGSIHLSIPEGSGYKINYETKSGSLNSPNDKLSSGDESSLINITTESGNLNIK; from the coding sequence ATGAAAAAGAAATTCATTTCTTCTAATATGAAGATATTTATGTTAATACTATTACTTCTATCCATTACATTTTATACTTCTGGATGCATTGCTCTAGTTCAAAGTGGCTACAAACTTTCTAACTACGCCGATGAACTTCATCTAAGCCCCAGTGCCTTTGAACATAATTTGAATTTTAACAATTTCAACTTGGATTTTAATACTTCATATCTGTCTAAAGATTATGTCCTAAATGACAATGTCAACGAGATCGACTTCAGCTTAAACTCGCAAGATATTAAAGTCGTTGATTATGATGGTGATGATTTAAAAGTTCAAATCAAAAGCAACAATAATATTTCTAATGACTTGTATGAAATTGAAAGTGGTAATAGATTAGCTTTTAACGCTAGATATGATACTCCAAGTGACGCAAGTATTTCAGTAAGTATACCTTATAATTTTAAAGATAAGAGCACTTTAAAAATAACCACAAGCAGCGGCGATATAAATATTTCTAGCTTATCATTAAATACACTTAATCTTTCATCTACTAGTGGATCTATAGCTCTTTCAGATTCATTTTTAAATTATTTAGACTTAAATAGTTCCAACGGAAATATAACCTTTGATAACATAGAAACATCAACTGAAACCAAACTATCTTCTTCTTCTGGTGATATTATTGGAAATGGTAACTTAGGAAGTATAAATGGAAATACTTTATCTGGAGATATCAATTTGAGAATGATTAATTCCTTGAACAATATGTCTTTAAGCTCTCATTCTGGATCCATACACTTATCTATACCAGAAGGCTCAGGCTATAAAATAAACTACGAAACGAAATCTGGAAGCTTAAATTCTCCTAACGATAAATTATCTTCCGGCGATGAAAGTTCTCTTATAAATATTACTACTGAAAGTGGAAATCTTAATATAAAGTAA
- the lepB gene encoding signal peptidase I, with translation MCNMGHGGNIVAENNEDEIVADKKEKKKSILNEWIIDIAVVLCIALLVWNFVGYGVWITSGSMIPTLEVKDRLIVTRVHNPKNLKEGDIVLFKNDEFKGEILIKRLIGLPGDTIEIKNGVVYRNGQELKEDYVKNNEIYNGDFKVPDNKYFFLGDNRANSDDSRYWKDPYVDESYIEGKAQIKYYPIKDFEILK, from the coding sequence ATGTGTAATATGGGACATGGAGGTAATATTGTGGCAGAAAATAACGAAGATGAAATTGTAGCAGATAAAAAAGAAAAAAAGAAGTCCATATTAAATGAATGGATAATTGATATTGCAGTTGTTCTTTGCATAGCGCTTCTTGTATGGAATTTTGTGGGATACGGTGTTTGGATTACAAGTGGATCTATGATTCCAACATTAGAAGTTAAAGATAGATTGATAGTAACTAGGGTGCATAATCCTAAAAATTTAAAAGAAGGAGATATTGTATTATTTAAAAATGACGAATTTAAGGGTGAGATTTTAATAAAAAGATTAATAGGACTTCCGGGAGATACAATAGAAATTAAAAATGGTGTTGTTTATAGAAACGGTCAGGAGCTCAAGGAAGACTATGTGAAAAATAACGAGATATATAATGGAGATTTCAAAGTACCAGACAATAAGTATTTCTTCTTAGGTGATAATAGAGCTAACTCAGATGATTCTAGGTATTGGAAAGATCCTTACGTTGATGAATCATATATAGAAGGAAAGGCTCAAATAAAGTATTATCCTATAAAAGATTTTGAGATATTAAAATAA